From a single Candidatus Neomarinimicrobiota bacterium genomic region:
- a CDS encoding extracellular solute-binding protein, whose protein sequence is MMFVLFLLNCSKDDSVKKVNPDGTTTLTYWCSSNPHEMELARILVDDWNAENHTVKVHLQPIPASQSSEEVLLAAIAGGTTPDLCSNMWPGAMDEFINAGGLVRLDQFDDFFEFNLARVPGELMKTFAASDDHYYQLPWKTNPIMIMYNKTMFRDAGIDTLPRTYSELLEAGEKLTLDKDGDGQMDQWMGYRNIKPIWWQRFFDYYAFYVAASGGLSLFDGDSLIFENAASVEVFDLFRKIYKRGYFPITDMLGDKFIGEQIATSITGPYSIPHVEKFKHKGFEYDFFPIPIPDDYVGPVYTYGDHKNISIFSTTDYPAESWEFAKFLISEKADSLLLVLTSQIPIRKNLTSDPRYADYFSMNPGMIKFADQAVFTRGVDGASELKEIFDAISQEFEACAVFDARTPEESIHLAAERSQVIIDWNRAK, encoded by the coding sequence ATGATGTTTGTGCTTTTTCTGCTCAACTGCTCAAAAGATGATAGCGTAAAAAAGGTGAATCCAGATGGCACTACCACCTTGACCTATTGGTGCTCATCCAATCCCCATGAGATGGAATTGGCCAGGATCCTGGTTGATGACTGGAATGCTGAGAACCATACAGTCAAAGTGCATCTCCAACCCATTCCTGCCAGCCAATCCTCAGAAGAGGTACTCCTGGCAGCCATTGCAGGCGGAACCACACCAGATCTATGTTCCAACATGTGGCCTGGTGCCATGGATGAGTTTATCAATGCCGGCGGTCTGGTTCGTCTCGATCAATTCGATGATTTTTTTGAGTTCAACCTGGCACGTGTACCTGGAGAACTCATGAAAACCTTTGCAGCCAGTGATGATCATTATTACCAGTTGCCTTGGAAAACCAATCCCATCATGATCATGTACAATAAAACCATGTTCCGGGATGCAGGTATTGACACCTTGCCACGAACTTACTCCGAATTGCTCGAAGCAGGAGAAAAGCTGACTTTGGATAAGGATGGCGATGGTCAAATGGATCAGTGGATGGGCTACCGCAATATCAAGCCGATCTGGTGGCAGCGTTTCTTTGATTACTATGCCTTTTATGTAGCTGCCTCAGGAGGACTATCTCTCTTTGATGGTGATAGTTTGATATTCGAGAATGCAGCATCGGTAGAAGTGTTTGATCTCTTTCGGAAGATTTACAAAAGAGGCTATTTCCCCATTACAGACATGCTGGGGGATAAGTTTATTGGCGAACAAATAGCAACCTCAATCACGGGACCCTATTCCATACCTCATGTGGAAAAATTTAAGCATAAAGGATTCGAATACGATTTTTTCCCCATACCGATCCCTGATGACTATGTGGGACCGGTCTATACCTATGGGGATCATAAAAACATCTCCATTTTCAGCACCACCGACTATCCTGCAGAATCCTGGGAATTTGCCAAGTTCCTCATCTCAGAAAAGGCAGACAGCCTGTTGTTGGTGCTAACCAGTCAAATTCCCATCCGGAAAAACCTCACCAGTGATCCCCGCTATGCAGACTATTTCTCTATGAATCCCGGAATGATCAAATTCGCCGATCAGGCTGTATTCACCAGGGGAGTTGATGGCGCGTCTGAACTAAAAGAAATCTTTGATGCGATCTCACAGGAATTTGAAGCCTGTGCTGTTTTTGATGCCCGAACACCTGAGGAGTCCATCCACCTCGCAGCAGAACGATCTCAGGTAATCATCGACTGGAATCGAGCAAAATGA
- a CDS encoding glycosidase: MKLTRYSRDPVLKTVPEHKWERAAVFNAGAVYDNGKYHMIYRGTDIGGHEKFGEYINNLGYAWSENIVDWQRLPDPVLKNDVPQELRGPEDPRIVKLDGRFYMTYTGFGGRFLGDYRICLAISDDFKTWDRQGVLLDEENKNSAFFPEKFGDKYLLLHRRGVDIWIAETEDFKTFTNHTSIMAPIPGTWESRKIGIAGPPVLHPQGWLLIYHAVDEIFQYRLGAVLLDRDNPRKVLARFNQPLIESEEEWERQGPVPNVIFSCATMEMEDRYDIIYAGADSLIGAAYIKKSDVVFEKEFWLV; encoded by the coding sequence ATGAAATTAACAAGGTATTCACGGGATCCTGTACTCAAGACTGTTCCTGAACATAAATGGGAAAGAGCTGCTGTCTTCAATGCAGGAGCCGTTTATGATAATGGAAAATATCACATGATATATCGTGGAACTGATATTGGCGGTCATGAAAAATTTGGAGAGTATATAAATAATCTCGGTTACGCCTGGAGCGAGAATATTGTCGATTGGCAAAGACTTCCTGACCCAGTATTGAAAAACGATGTACCCCAGGAATTGAGAGGTCCCGAGGATCCACGGATTGTCAAGCTGGATGGTCGCTTTTATATGACCTACACGGGTTTTGGCGGTCGTTTCCTTGGAGATTATCGAATTTGTTTGGCCATAAGTGATGACTTTAAAACCTGGGATCGCCAGGGTGTATTGTTAGACGAAGAGAATAAGAACTCAGCTTTCTTCCCTGAAAAATTTGGTGACAAATATCTCCTCCTCCATAGACGTGGGGTTGACATCTGGATAGCAGAAACTGAAGACTTTAAAACATTTACAAATCATACATCCATCATGGCGCCGATTCCTGGGACCTGGGAATCCAGAAAAATTGGTATCGCCGGACCACCGGTATTGCATCCCCAGGGCTGGTTACTCATATATCACGCTGTGGATGAAATATTTCAATACCGACTGGGTGCTGTGCTATTGGACCGTGATAATCCAAGGAAAGTGTTGGCTCGTTTTAATCAACCACTGATTGAATCTGAAGAGGAGTGGGAGAGACAGGGTCCCGTTCCCAATGTCATCTTCAGTTGCGCAACCATGGAGATGGAAGACAGATATGATATCATTTATGCTGGTGCAGATAGCCTGATTGGAGCGGCATATATAAAAAAAAGTGATGTGGTTTTTGAAAAGGAATTTTGGTTGGTATGA
- a CDS encoding carbohydrate ABC transporter permease has protein sequence MKNLPVYLALTVGGIIFAYPFIWMLFSTFKPEMELTGIGLWSPNMSLDNYRTVLTKIPIARALMNSMFVSLCVTTCVLFFGSIVGYALARLKFLGNELIFAVILFTMVIPFQITLIPMYILMVKFGWVDTYLSLIVPGMINSFGILLFRQFFRDIPQDLIDAARIDGCNEFQILFRIIWPLSKPVLITVGILSFMGSWNDVLWPLLVIRLETIMTMPQLVTLFAIGGQASNQMGVQLAATTLLAAPIIIIYSFFQKYFIESMATSGLKN, from the coding sequence ATGAAAAACTTACCTGTTTATTTGGCCCTTACCGTTGGGGGGATCATTTTCGCATATCCATTTATCTGGATGCTTTTCTCCACCTTCAAACCTGAGATGGAACTGACAGGTATCGGTCTCTGGTCACCTAACATGAGTCTGGACAATTATAGAACGGTTCTCACAAAAATTCCAATTGCACGGGCACTGATGAACAGCATGTTCGTCTCCCTGTGTGTCACGACTTGTGTCCTGTTTTTTGGTTCTATTGTAGGCTATGCCTTGGCCAGACTCAAGTTTTTAGGCAATGAATTGATATTTGCAGTCATTTTGTTTACCATGGTGATCCCTTTTCAGATAACCTTGATCCCCATGTATATCCTCATGGTAAAATTTGGATGGGTTGACACCTATTTAAGCCTCATCGTTCCAGGGATGATTAATTCATTCGGAATCTTGCTGTTCAGGCAGTTTTTCCGCGATATACCTCAGGATTTGATTGATGCGGCTCGAATTGATGGTTGTAATGAGTTTCAAATACTCTTTCGCATTATCTGGCCCTTGTCCAAACCCGTGCTCATCACTGTTGGGATTCTGTCATTTATGGGATCCTGGAATGATGTCCTCTGGCCGTTATTGGTTATCAGGCTTGAAACAATCATGACCATGCCTCAACTGGTAACTTTATTTGCTATTGGCGGGCAAGCTTCCAACCAAATGGGTGTCCAGTTAGCCGCCACAACGCTTTTGGCAGCGCCCATCATCATTATTTATTCATTCTTCCAGAAATATTTCATAGAAAGTATGGCGACATCGGGATTGAAGAATTAG
- a CDS encoding PorV/PorQ family protein, with the protein MIRKNLIAYAIVIFLGGGLLVNAVSAGDRLTNRGTTAASFLEVGIGARSMGMGGAYVAVAQDAIAMYWNPAGLSRIQQASGVFEQVDWVTDVSFNFLAATIPLGNNVGSMGVFINSMSMPNQPVRTVQYPDGNGEEYSASSLVAGLSYGRNLTDRFSMGINAKYISERIWHEQASSFAFDIGTLYDTGIEGLRIGACISNFGPGLKLAGSDLLIYYDVDPQHLGNNDKIMAEYKMDEWPLPLNMQFGLSYTQNISSGVALLVALDALHPINATESVNLGTELTMFNMLYLRAGYNALFLEDSEAGLTMGAGLNYRLFGASNIRIDYAYADLGRLGDISRFTLGLMF; encoded by the coding sequence ATGATAAGAAAGAATCTAATAGCATATGCAATAGTGATCTTCCTTGGTGGAGGATTGCTGGTAAATGCGGTTTCTGCTGGTGACCGATTAACAAATCGGGGAACGACTGCTGCTTCATTTCTGGAAGTGGGTATCGGTGCCCGAAGCATGGGTATGGGTGGTGCCTATGTGGCAGTCGCCCAGGACGCCATCGCCATGTATTGGAATCCTGCCGGACTCAGCCGTATCCAACAGGCCAGTGGTGTTTTTGAACAGGTCGATTGGGTTACTGATGTGAGCTTTAATTTTTTGGCAGCGACCATCCCACTTGGTAATAATGTTGGGTCCATGGGAGTATTTATCAATTCCATGAGCATGCCCAATCAACCCGTCCGGACGGTACAATATCCTGATGGTAATGGTGAGGAGTATTCAGCTTCGAGCCTGGTTGCAGGTCTGTCCTATGGACGCAATTTGACGGATCGCTTTTCCATGGGAATCAATGCCAAATACATCTCAGAACGAATCTGGCATGAGCAGGCCAGTAGTTTTGCCTTTGATATCGGAACCCTTTACGACACCGGGATTGAAGGATTACGCATCGGCGCCTGCATTTCGAATTTTGGACCGGGGTTAAAGTTGGCCGGGAGTGATCTGCTGATCTATTACGATGTAGATCCGCAACATCTGGGAAATAATGACAAGATCATGGCAGAATACAAGATGGATGAGTGGCCACTGCCCTTGAACATGCAGTTTGGTCTTTCGTATACGCAGAATATCAGTTCTGGTGTTGCCCTGCTTGTAGCTCTGGATGCTCTCCACCCCATCAATGCAACCGAGAGCGTCAACCTGGGGACAGAGTTGACCATGTTTAACATGTTGTATTTGCGTGCTGGTTACAATGCCTTGTTCCTTGAAGATTCTGAAGCAGGTTTGACCATGGGAGCCGGTCTGAATTATCGATTGTTTGGTGCTTCCAATATTCGGATTGACTATGCCTATGCAGATCTGGGTCGTTTGGGTGATATTTCACGTTTCACACTGGGCTTGATGTTCTAA
- a CDS encoding glycosidase has product MEFPFDKILFSPGDVDINQLPIGKATGLETYVLGAFNPGFCRLPGGNTMMMVRVAEALTQPRSGHELQVLRYDPAIDSFTYDIYDTDRIDFSDPRKYKFKGTEDVYALTSLSWLLPVELDQDGKNIVKIHYDKTILPQNESQEYGVEDARITTIDEKYYMTACAVSSGRHSTVLYTSNDGLNYSYQGLILDHQNKDMVFFPEKINGLFHALTRPQGELYFMDHHPENLSGPGINIATSPDTLHWRPVAPVLLKPRKDSVLSRKVGGGSTPIRTPEGWLILFHAVSDEGQVGIYRTIWMVLDLEDPLKIIHEEFSVPLMEANPDLTKHLQDSIYLPDVVFTTGVVEADEIYIVASGELDLCCRITHIPISTFSLN; this is encoded by the coding sequence ATGGAATTTCCTTTTGATAAAATCCTCTTTTCACCTGGGGATGTTGATATCAACCAGCTGCCCATTGGCAAAGCCACTGGACTGGAAACATATGTGTTGGGAGCTTTCAATCCCGGATTCTGTCGATTACCAGGTGGAAATACCATGATGATGGTGAGGGTGGCTGAAGCCTTGACCCAGCCTCGCTCCGGCCATGAACTCCAGGTATTGAGATATGATCCTGCTATAGATTCATTCACATATGATATTTATGATACTGATCGTATCGATTTTTCTGATCCGCGCAAATACAAATTCAAAGGGACAGAGGATGTATATGCACTGACGTCGCTCTCCTGGTTGTTACCAGTTGAGTTGGATCAGGACGGAAAAAATATTGTGAAGATTCACTATGATAAGACGATCCTCCCCCAAAACGAGTCTCAGGAATACGGGGTGGAAGATGCCCGTATCACCACGATCGACGAAAAATACTATATGACGGCATGTGCAGTATCTTCAGGCCGCCACTCTACGGTTCTATACACATCCAATGATGGATTGAACTATAGCTACCAGGGTCTCATACTGGATCATCAAAACAAGGATATGGTGTTTTTCCCTGAGAAAATAAATGGGCTGTTCCATGCTCTCACCAGACCCCAGGGCGAATTGTATTTTATGGATCATCATCCAGAGAATTTGTCAGGTCCCGGGATCAATATTGCCACTTCTCCCGATACACTCCACTGGAGACCAGTTGCCCCAGTGCTTCTGAAACCAAGAAAGGACTCAGTACTGTCTCGTAAGGTGGGAGGGGGATCCACACCCATACGCACCCCTGAGGGTTGGTTGATCCTTTTCCATGCAGTCTCAGATGAGGGACAGGTTGGTATCTACAGAACGATTTGGATGGTCCTTGATCTTGAAGACCCTTTAAAAATCATCCATGAAGAATTTTCTGTGCCACTCATGGAGGCAAATCCAGATTTGACAAAACATCTTCAAGATTCCATTTACCTCCCGGATGTAGTATTTACTACTGGAGTCGTTGAGGCTGATGAAATTTACATTGTGGCCTCTGGTGAGTTGGATCTATGCTGTAGAATTACACACATCCCTATCTCCACATTTTCATTAAATTAA
- a CDS encoding laminin G, with the protein MPSKVRNVLIIILSTVGVFGQQINIPRVELMPNFPQPYEMRDWKAVAQGYDSLVFDQNAIGTYLPLTWIQSSTVNYPDNESFGLHTVVGTPHTTNAEGINCIPALVGASLVGIDKSNQNGFDYVLGSQEWFNNRPSENVYLNGYTASSGSDWWYETMPNIFFYQLKSLYEDYGVSDQQFETVAQRWLEAVGHMGGSIYPWRYGNFQHRAWSLSTMTPLDGGVVEPEAAGAIGWLLYMAYSQLGTDSLRMGAEWALEFLNTRNSNPSYEIQMPYGAVIAARMNAELGTSYDVEKMLNWCFDITYLRDWGATLGTWGGYDCDGLIGEARYDGYAFAMNGFQHASALAPLVRYDDRFARAMGKWILNLANASRLFYPNYLPAANQDSEDWSYEFDPNSYIAHESMRENWMGTSPYATGDAISGGWGATNLALYGSSHVGYLGALVDTTNIPGILQIDLLA; encoded by the coding sequence ATGCCATCCAAAGTTAGAAATGTTCTCATCATCATTTTGTCAACCGTAGGTGTTTTTGGCCAGCAGATCAATATTCCCCGGGTCGAGTTAATGCCCAACTTTCCGCAGCCCTACGAAATGCGAGATTGGAAAGCTGTGGCACAGGGCTATGATTCACTGGTCTTCGATCAGAACGCCATAGGGACATATCTACCGCTTACCTGGATCCAGTCCAGTACTGTCAACTATCCAGACAACGAGAGTTTTGGTCTTCATACAGTGGTGGGGACGCCCCACACTACCAATGCTGAGGGGATAAATTGTATTCCCGCCCTGGTGGGAGCCAGTCTGGTTGGTATTGATAAATCCAATCAAAACGGCTTTGACTATGTCTTAGGTAGCCAGGAATGGTTTAATAATCGTCCCAGTGAAAATGTTTATTTGAATGGGTATACTGCATCCAGTGGCAGCGACTGGTGGTATGAAACCATGCCCAATATATTTTTCTATCAACTCAAATCCTTGTATGAGGATTATGGGGTTTCAGACCAGCAGTTTGAGACCGTCGCTCAGCGCTGGTTGGAAGCTGTGGGACATATGGGTGGGAGCATTTACCCCTGGCGCTATGGCAACTTTCAGCATCGAGCCTGGTCATTGTCTACCATGACACCTCTGGACGGTGGTGTTGTTGAACCTGAAGCTGCAGGCGCTATTGGTTGGCTATTATATATGGCCTATTCTCAGTTGGGAACAGATAGTTTGAGAATGGGGGCAGAATGGGCTCTGGAGTTCCTCAATACACGCAATAGCAATCCGTCCTATGAGATTCAGATGCCTTATGGTGCAGTCATTGCCGCTCGCATGAATGCAGAATTAGGGACGAGTTATGATGTAGAAAAAATGCTTAACTGGTGTTTTGATATCACCTATTTACGTGATTGGGGTGCCACACTGGGCACCTGGGGTGGCTATGATTGTGACGGATTAATCGGCGAAGCCCGCTATGACGGATACGCCTTTGCTATGAATGGATTCCAACATGCTTCTGCTTTGGCACCTCTGGTCCGGTATGATGACCGTTTTGCCAGAGCCATGGGAAAGTGGATTCTGAACCTAGCTAATGCATCAAGACTCTTTTACCCGAATTACCTCCCTGCGGCAAATCAGGATAGCGAAGACTGGTCCTATGAATTTGACCCAAACTCCTATATCGCCCATGAATCCATGCGAGAGAATTGGATGGGGACGAGTCCTTACGC
- a CDS encoding sugar ABC transporter permease has product MKKLLNRMKGESFTGHVMSLPYVLYFSVFIAFPIGFSFLLMFHKWNIITPMEWVGLRNFARLANDAQFFKAIWNTLTFLVIHIPLQIVVALLLAIALNQKIRFRGFFRSLYFMPVIVSGVVITILWRQLYGFETGLLNMLLLKIGLDKIPWINDPNWAMPSIAIMATWKNVGLYVILFLVGLQNIPRFLYEAADIDGAGPLQQFFYITIPSLNNTVVLVMTLSTIGGFSLFIEPFVMTGGGPMNSTLSAMLYIYNQAFYFGHMGYSATLGIFFAGIVLMVILIQKKFVEQD; this is encoded by the coding sequence ATGAAGAAACTCCTAAACAGAATGAAAGGGGAGAGCTTCACGGGTCATGTGATGTCTTTGCCCTATGTCTTGTACTTCTCTGTATTTATCGCTTTCCCGATAGGATTTTCCTTTCTGCTCATGTTTCACAAATGGAATATTATCACACCTATGGAATGGGTTGGGTTGAGGAATTTCGCTCGGTTGGCCAATGATGCTCAGTTCTTCAAGGCAATTTGGAATACCCTCACCTTCCTGGTCATACATATACCCTTGCAGATCGTCGTGGCCTTACTACTGGCAATTGCCTTGAATCAGAAAATTCGCTTTCGGGGCTTTTTCAGATCCCTGTATTTCATGCCAGTCATCGTGTCTGGTGTGGTCATCACCATTCTATGGCGTCAACTCTATGGATTTGAAACCGGTCTACTGAACATGCTGCTCCTAAAAATTGGGCTGGATAAAATTCCCTGGATAAATGATCCCAATTGGGCCATGCCATCTATCGCAATTATGGCTACCTGGAAGAATGTAGGGCTTTATGTCATTCTGTTTCTGGTGGGTTTGCAAAACATCCCCAGATTTTTATACGAAGCTGCAGATATCGATGGTGCAGGCCCCCTTCAACAATTTTTTTATATCACCATTCCTTCTTTGAATAATACCGTGGTGCTGGTGATGACACTTTCAACAATTGGCGGATTCTCCCTTTTCATTGAACCTTTTGTCATGACCGGTGGGGGACCGATGAATAGTACGCTTTCAGCCATGTTATACATTTATAATCAAGCCTTCTATTTTGGGCATATGGGCTATTCGGCAACGCTGGGGATATTCTTTGCGGGCATAGTGCTTATGGTCATTCTCATTCAGAAAAAATTTGTGGAGCAGGATTAA